In Zobellia roscoffensis, the following are encoded in one genomic region:
- a CDS encoding sulfatase-like hydrolase/transferase, translating into MEYTQVAHGQKLATFLLLFLLITGTVGIAQKKKKSTEKIQRPNVILINVDDLGYGDLSSYGNDLFQTPNIDRLVKEGVRFTDGYVSAPVCSPSRHGLLSGAYQQRFGVQWNHDTWKMKHRQEEEIIPSNHKFINQAFSDAGYVTAMAGKINLQGYPKTTFNYNYSLTSSGSNYFPEPNGKYFGVDDKPGENSKPKGGWTPTLWGPERAGEEYLTDRCGRQCIEFIEEHKEDPFFFYLAFNAPHTPLQAKKSDLPRVSHIKSEPMKLYAAMVLAIDDNVGRILDYLEKEKLRDNTIVVFVSDNGPANPIHLSLPSWWPEDTPYHLLGQRGPLSGFKGNMWEAGIRVPYIISWPAQLEQNVEFKKAVSTLDLYPTLCAAADVKIPKQTTLDGQNLLPFLRGNYNDDPHETLFWYANRMGAARMGKWKFLVEDNKHYLFDLENDIAETTNVSKENPVVMQTIFEAYINFRNEMPALRNPFLRPLDIPSPDVIGLPIIEGE; encoded by the coding sequence ATGGAGTATACACAAGTTGCTCATGGCCAGAAATTAGCCACTTTTCTTCTGTTGTTTTTGCTAATAACGGGAACGGTAGGAATAGCACAGAAAAAGAAAAAGTCAACGGAGAAGATCCAGCGGCCTAATGTTATCTTAATCAATGTGGATGATTTAGGATATGGAGATTTATCGTCTTACGGAAATGACCTTTTTCAAACCCCTAACATAGACCGCTTGGTAAAAGAGGGAGTCCGTTTTACAGATGGGTATGTATCCGCACCCGTGTGTTCGCCAAGTAGACATGGGCTTCTATCGGGAGCCTATCAGCAGCGGTTTGGGGTGCAATGGAACCATGACACTTGGAAAATGAAACATCGCCAAGAGGAAGAGATAATTCCCAGCAACCACAAATTTATAAATCAGGCTTTTTCTGATGCGGGTTATGTAACTGCTATGGCGGGAAAAATAAACCTTCAGGGCTACCCTAAAACTACGTTCAATTATAATTACTCCCTTACCTCATCCGGATCTAATTATTTTCCTGAACCTAATGGGAAGTACTTTGGAGTAGATGATAAACCCGGTGAAAATTCAAAACCAAAAGGAGGTTGGACACCTACGTTATGGGGCCCTGAGAGAGCGGGAGAAGAATACTTAACTGATCGATGCGGACGGCAATGTATTGAGTTCATAGAAGAACACAAAGAAGACCCTTTTTTCTTTTATTTGGCGTTTAATGCACCACATACACCACTTCAGGCAAAGAAATCAGATTTGCCAAGGGTAAGTCATATCAAATCAGAACCAATGAAGTTGTACGCAGCTATGGTATTGGCTATTGATGATAATGTGGGGCGTATTTTAGATTATTTAGAGAAGGAAAAATTACGGGACAATACCATTGTTGTGTTCGTAAGTGACAACGGTCCAGCTAATCCTATCCATCTTTCATTGCCTAGTTGGTGGCCAGAAGATACTCCATATCATTTATTGGGGCAAAGAGGTCCGCTTTCAGGTTTTAAGGGTAATATGTGGGAAGCTGGTATACGTGTCCCATATATTATAAGCTGGCCAGCGCAATTAGAACAGAATGTAGAATTCAAAAAGGCAGTAAGTACATTAGATTTATATCCTACTCTGTGTGCAGCGGCAGATGTAAAAATACCTAAACAAACTACACTAGATGGGCAGAATCTATTACCATTTTTAAGGGGTAATTATAACGATGACCCTCACGAGACGTTATTCTGGTATGCCAATAGAATGGGTGCTGCGCGTATGGGTAAATGGAAATTTTTAGTGGAAGACAACAAACATTATTTATTCGATTTAGAAAATGATATAGCCGAAACTACAAACGTAAGTAAAGAGAACCCAGTAGTAATGCAAACTATTTTTGAAGCATACATTAACTTTAGAAATGAAATGCCTGCTTTGCGAAACCCCTTTCTTAGACCTTTGGATATACCATCGCCAGATGTTATTGGTTTACCTATCATAGAAGGCGAATAA
- a CDS encoding RagB/SusD family nutrient uptake outer membrane protein, which translates to MIRYRMIKNGLKFCSVALIFAMTSCSKDYLEVEPSGEPTIENFYKTPVDAEQALTAAYAPMREMYARENFGAANANDLVFGDVGTDDLLKGGARVNDGPHLYEKEIYSLTTSNSAVEKLWQVNYKGVLYANLVLANVPGIEFEDEERKAGIIAEAYFLRAYYYFDLANTFGGVSLIDSPLEPGEYNVARASVTETYAFIEEDLKKAIATLPSRFDKGADYLGHADKGAALGLMMRVALYQNKMDVVKTYGEQLFEQSYVLADYTTIFEPSGEWNSGSVFEVNFSSNADKLGTLIPRMIGARTKGGVGFSQIKEDLRNEFEANDPRFDASFYNVPGGYGTEWYIKKYSIAPFSENPKPSVGGTGNSGNNIRIIRLSDAYLMYAEAVYDTDPTTAISYVNMVRQRARGENDASVVPDLDGNLSGQALLEAIYHERRVELAGEGFRYHDLIRTDRAEALLGPLGFKKGLHEIMPIPLSQIDLSQGVLVQNPGY; encoded by the coding sequence ATGATACGATATAGAATGATTAAAAACGGATTGAAATTTTGTTCCGTAGCCTTGATCTTTGCAATGACCTCTTGTAGTAAAGATTATCTAGAGGTAGAACCTTCAGGTGAACCCACGATTGAGAATTTTTATAAGACTCCGGTAGATGCAGAACAAGCCTTAACTGCAGCCTATGCTCCAATGCGCGAAATGTATGCTCGTGAAAATTTTGGAGCAGCCAATGCTAATGATTTGGTTTTTGGTGACGTGGGTACTGATGACCTTTTAAAAGGAGGGGCAAGGGTAAATGATGGTCCGCATCTCTATGAAAAGGAAATTTACAGTTTAACAACTTCTAATTCGGCAGTAGAAAAGTTATGGCAAGTAAATTATAAAGGGGTACTTTATGCCAATTTGGTTCTTGCCAATGTACCTGGGATAGAATTTGAAGATGAAGAAAGAAAAGCAGGTATTATTGCGGAAGCATATTTTTTACGTGCCTATTACTATTTTGATTTAGCAAATACGTTTGGTGGTGTATCTTTAATAGATTCACCGTTAGAGCCGGGAGAATATAATGTAGCAAGGGCTTCAGTAACGGAAACTTATGCTTTTATTGAAGAAGATTTAAAAAAAGCAATCGCTACTTTGCCTTCTAGGTTTGATAAAGGAGCTGATTATTTGGGTCATGCAGACAAAGGTGCAGCTCTTGGGCTAATGATGCGTGTAGCTTTATATCAGAATAAAATGGATGTAGTTAAGACGTACGGAGAACAGTTGTTTGAACAATCTTATGTTTTGGCAGATTATACTACAATTTTTGAGCCTTCTGGAGAGTGGAATTCAGGTTCTGTTTTTGAAGTGAATTTTTCTTCTAATGCTGATAAATTAGGTACTTTAATACCGCGGATGATCGGTGCTCGTACAAAGGGTGGTGTTGGCTTTTCTCAGATAAAAGAGGACTTAAGAAATGAGTTTGAAGCTAACGACCCTAGATTTGATGCCTCTTTTTATAATGTTCCTGGAGGATATGGTACAGAATGGTACATTAAAAAATATTCGATAGCTCCGTTTAGTGAAAACCCAAAACCTTCAGTGGGTGGAACTGGGAATAGCGGTAATAATATTAGAATCATTCGTTTGTCTGATGCGTATTTAATGTATGCCGAAGCTGTTTATGATACAGACCCCACAACGGCAATTAGCTATGTGAATATGGTAAGGCAGAGAGCAAGAGGCGAAAATGATGCTTCTGTGGTTCCGGATTTAGATGGCAATTTAAGCGGACAAGCATTGTTAGAGGCTATTTATCACGAACGAAGAGTAGAATTGGCAGGTGAAGGTTTCCGTTATCATGATTTAATTAGAACGGATAGGGCAGAGGCTTTATTGGGACCATTGGGTTTCAAAAAAGGGTTACACGAAATCATGCCTATACCTTTATCGCAAATAGATTTGTCACAGGGTGTCCTAGTTCAGAATCCTGGATATTAA
- a CDS encoding SusC/RagA family TonB-linked outer membrane protein: MKITKFIVKNISFSRQFWCLLMVCFFGAFAQAQTVKGTVSDTQGPLPGVNVYLKESSKGTTTDFDGNFVLQDVPNGATLVFSYIGYKSQEVTTTNADLSVLMEEDAEALEEVVVVGYGVQKKKDVTGSISSISTDDIQKTTTVSLDQAIQGRAAGVTVSGTSGAPGASPTVRIRGTGTVNNSDPLYVIDGVPINDIANFNMADAASIDVLKDASATAIYGSRGANGVILIETKKGSKRKTTVSYNVYTGVQNRIDNLDVLTGPQWATLVNEANTNDGAALDPELANPGSLPTYNWKDAAYRSGFIQDHQLSVSGGSEKSTYYISYGYISQDGILKESGYSRHNFRVNNTYQVAKKVKVGHNIQYSNSDRTSVPEVGGNPWQRAAFVGYVTDPVSPIYAPDGSLGIPGYSSAINSLGLIEYGNRNRKKESFFGNLFVELDLAKGLKFKSNYGLEITNVKNDNYVPEYFVGPTYNSPVSKYTLSRSENRVMVLSNTLNYLKVFKEKHNFNALLGQEIQNLNSNNVQAERSEIPSSVANPTLGSGNVSTSTNNGGISESKLLSFFGRLNYNYDERYLITATYRFDGSSRFGENERWGKFPSVAVGWNVHNEHFYNIGFLNQLKFRAGWGQTGNQNIPNSATFNTLNLNTNYIYGADQTTTVGAAPLRPGNQDLKWETTVTKNVGIDLGLFNNSLTLTADYFIKNTTDLLLAIPVLNTAGYKTSPYGNAGDIENKGFELTANYGKSFGDFSFNVGGNISFVKNKVISLADDGILIGSNRSKDYSRTEAGHPIASFYGYEMIGIFQNQEEVDNSAILPKTQPGDVKYRDLNDDGIINDDDRKYIGSPFPDYTYGMNLDMNYKQFDFSMFFQGSQGNDILNHTIYWLEADLGTNMSTNMLNRWTGEGTSNTLPRVTFANNGVNMPKSSSRYVKDGSYLRLKNVQLGYSLPQDMLDKTPISSLRIYLAAQNVLTFTNYEGMDPEVGVDTSDNGTSPLDIGIDNGLYPSARTFTLGLNIKF, from the coding sequence ATGAAAATCACTAAATTTATTGTGAAGAACATTAGTTTTTCCCGTCAATTTTGGTGCCTTTTAATGGTATGCTTTTTTGGTGCGTTTGCACAGGCACAAACAGTAAAAGGGACCGTATCCGATACCCAAGGACCATTACCGGGTGTCAACGTATATTTAAAGGAATCATCAAAAGGTACAACTACTGATTTTGATGGTAATTTTGTACTTCAAGACGTTCCTAACGGAGCTACTTTAGTCTTTTCGTACATTGGTTATAAGTCGCAAGAAGTGACAACTACAAATGCAGACCTTTCTGTACTCATGGAAGAAGACGCTGAGGCTTTGGAAGAAGTTGTGGTAGTCGGGTACGGTGTACAAAAGAAGAAAGATGTAACGGGGTCCATCTCATCTATTAGTACAGATGATATTCAAAAAACAACAACGGTTTCGTTAGACCAGGCCATACAGGGTAGGGCTGCAGGTGTCACTGTATCGGGTACATCAGGAGCTCCTGGCGCTAGCCCAACCGTAAGAATTAGAGGTACGGGAACAGTTAATAATTCAGACCCGTTATATGTTATTGATGGAGTGCCTATTAATGATATTGCTAATTTCAATATGGCAGATGCAGCATCCATAGATGTTTTAAAAGATGCTTCGGCCACTGCAATTTATGGTTCCAGAGGGGCGAACGGGGTTATTCTTATAGAAACCAAGAAAGGTTCTAAAAGAAAAACTACAGTATCCTATAACGTATATACAGGGGTACAAAACCGAATAGATAATTTAGATGTTTTAACCGGTCCGCAATGGGCTACATTAGTTAATGAGGCCAATACAAATGATGGAGCTGCACTAGATCCAGAATTGGCTAATCCAGGATCATTGCCTACGTACAATTGGAAAGACGCCGCATACCGTTCAGGTTTTATTCAAGATCACCAATTATCTGTGTCTGGTGGTAGTGAGAAATCTACGTATTATATCTCTTACGGTTACATTTCTCAAGATGGTATCCTTAAAGAGTCAGGATATAGCCGTCATAACTTTAGAGTGAACAACACGTATCAAGTAGCAAAAAAAGTTAAAGTAGGTCATAACATTCAATACTCTAACTCAGATAGAACATCAGTTCCTGAGGTAGGGGGTAACCCATGGCAACGTGCTGCTTTTGTAGGGTACGTTACAGATCCAGTTTCTCCAATTTATGCTCCAGATGGTAGTTTGGGTATTCCCGGGTATTCTAGTGCTATCAACTCATTAGGACTTATTGAATATGGTAATAGAAATCGCAAGAAAGAGAGTTTCTTTGGGAACTTATTTGTAGAGTTGGATTTAGCCAAGGGTTTAAAGTTCAAGTCTAACTACGGACTTGAAATCACAAATGTGAAAAATGATAACTACGTGCCTGAATATTTTGTTGGGCCAACCTATAATAGTCCTGTTAGTAAATATACTTTAAGTAGGTCCGAAAATAGAGTAATGGTACTTTCTAATACTTTAAATTACCTTAAGGTTTTTAAAGAGAAGCATAATTTCAATGCGTTACTGGGGCAGGAGATTCAAAACTTAAATTCTAATAATGTACAGGCAGAACGTAGTGAAATTCCATCTAGTGTTGCTAATCCTACTTTAGGTTCGGGTAACGTATCAACATCTACCAACAACGGAGGTATATCAGAATCTAAACTGTTATCGTTCTTTGGTAGATTAAACTATAACTATGATGAGCGCTACCTGATAACGGCTACCTATAGATTTGATGGGTCTTCGCGTTTTGGGGAAAACGAACGTTGGGGTAAATTTCCATCGGTTGCTGTAGGGTGGAATGTTCACAATGAGCACTTTTATAATATTGGATTTTTAAACCAGCTGAAGTTTCGTGCAGGTTGGGGGCAAACCGGTAATCAGAATATACCCAATTCTGCTACGTTCAACACGCTTAACCTGAACACCAATTATATCTATGGGGCAGACCAGACTACAACGGTTGGAGCAGCTCCTTTAAGACCAGGAAATCAAGATTTAAAATGGGAAACTACGGTAACCAAAAATGTGGGTATTGACTTAGGTCTTTTTAATAATTCACTAACTCTTACAGCAGACTATTTCATTAAGAATACTACAGATTTACTTTTAGCTATTCCTGTTTTAAATACAGCCGGATATAAAACAAGTCCTTACGGTAATGCAGGGGATATTGAGAATAAGGGTTTTGAACTTACCGCAAATTACGGAAAGAGCTTCGGTGATTTTTCATTCAACGTAGGTGGTAATATTTCATTTGTGAAGAACAAGGTTATTTCATTGGCAGATGATGGAATTCTAATTGGTAGTAATCGGTCAAAAGACTATAGCCGTACAGAAGCGGGTCATCCTATAGCTTCTTTTTACGGATATGAAATGATAGGTATTTTCCAGAATCAAGAAGAGGTAGATAACAGTGCAATACTTCCAAAGACACAACCTGGGGATGTAAAATATAGAGACCTTAATGACGACGGAATTATCAATGATGATGATAGAAAGTATATTGGCTCACCGTTTCCTGATTACACCTACGGGATGAATTTGGATATGAACTACAAGCAGTTCGATTTTTCAATGTTCTTTCAAGGGAGTCAGGGTAACGATATCTTAAATCACACTATTTACTGGTTAGAGGCAGATTTAGGAACCAATATGTCTACCAATATGCTAAATCGTTGGACGGGCGAAGGAACGTCCAATACGCTACCAAGAGTAACTTTTGCCAATAACGGTGTAAACATGCCAAAATCTTCTAGCAGGTATGTAAAAGATGGTTCATATCTAAGATTGAAAAATGTACAGTTGGGGTATTCTTTGCCTCAAGATATGTTGGATAAAACGCCAATTTCTAGTCTTCGTATTTATTTAGCGGCACAGAATGTACTGACTTTTACTAATTACGAAGGTATGGACCCGGAAGTGGGTGTGGATACTTCTGATAATGGAACTAGTCCTTTAGATATTGGTATTGATAATGGACTATATCCTTCCGCAAGAACATTCACTTTGGGCTTGAACATTAAATTTTAA